From one Triticum urartu cultivar G1812 chromosome 3, Tu2.1, whole genome shotgun sequence genomic stretch:
- the LOC125543415 gene encoding uncharacterized protein At4g28440-like isoform X2 encodes MSTAAAQGGEKPALRKPVFVKVDQLKPGTNGHTLIVKVVSANPVPGRVRTGAPASSSARAPRIAECLVGDETGSIIFTARNDQVDLLKAGATAILRNAKIDMFKASMRLAVDKWGRVEATEPASFTVNEENNLSQVEYELVNVAE; translated from the exons atgtcgacggcggcggcgcagggcggcgAGAAGCCGGCGCTCAGGAAGCCGGTGTTCGTCAAGGTGGACCAGCTCAAGCCGGGCACCAACGGCCACACCCTCATCGTCAAGGTCGTCAGCGCCAACCCCGTCCCTGGCCGCGTGCGCACTGGTgcgcccgcctcctcctccgcccgcGCCCCCCGCATCGCGGAGTGCCTCGTGGGCGACGAGACCGGCTCCATCATCTTTACTGCCCGCAACGACCAAG TTGACCTGTTGAAGGCTGGTGCTACAGCCATCTTGCGCAATGCTAAAATTGACATGTTCAAAGCTTCGATGAGGCTTGCGGTGGACAAGTGGGGGCGGGTAGAAGCTACAGAACCTGCCAGCTTTACTGTGAATGAAGAGAACAACTTGTCGCAAGTAGAGTACGAGCTGGTTAACGTGGCCGAGTAA
- the LOC125543415 gene encoding uncharacterized protein LOC125543415 isoform X1, which yields MSTAAAQGGEKPALRKPVFVKVDQLKPGTNGHTLIVKVVSANPVPGRVRTGAPASSSARAPRIAECLVGDETGSIIFTARNDQDYILERRQYISDAKTAERESAFLCTRHYNFPALRIRLQVPGERFLHDLRQPPGPLPQNAAISICPRRPPEALVHSGRLKRAENVKRGWGRPNLTWEESVKRDLKDWSITKELDRGAWKLASHVPKP from the exons atgtcgacggcggcggcgcagggcggcgAGAAGCCGGCGCTCAGGAAGCCGGTGTTCGTCAAGGTGGACCAGCTCAAGCCGGGCACCAACGGCCACACCCTCATCGTCAAGGTCGTCAGCGCCAACCCCGTCCCTGGCCGCGTGCGCACTGGTgcgcccgcctcctcctccgcccgcGCCCCCCGCATCGCGGAGTGCCTCGTGGGCGACGAGACCGGCTCCATCATCTTTACTGCCCGCAACGACCAAG attatattttggaacggaggcaGTACATTTCAGATGCCAAAACAGCAGAAAGGGAAAGCGCCTTTCTGTGTACAAGGCACTACAATTTCCCAGCGTTGCGAATCAGATTACAAGTTCCTGGTGAACGTTTCCTGCACGACCTGAGACAACCGCCAGGCCCGTTGCCACAAAATGCGGCGATCAGTATCTGCCCA cgcaggcctccagaagctctggtgcatagcggacggctaaagcgtgctgagaatgtcaagagaggttGGGGTAGACCGAAcctgacatgggaggagtccgtaaAGAGAGAtttgaaggattggagtatcacgaAAGAactggacaggggtgcgtggaagcttgctagcCATGTGCCAAAACCATGA
- the LOC125543412 gene encoding probable metal-nicotianamine transporter YSL1 isoform X1, with amino-acid sequence MAPVAGHRHPRSSEEAETAAAVAAGQDGEEEPSVEVAFAGQPPPPWWRQVTVRSVAVSTVLGAVLSFMSMRIGLTAGVGPTFNIVASLLGFFVIKSWTRLLARFGVASQPFTRQENVVLQTCIISCSTLSFYGGFTTYLLAMTETVAKSAGGTGTGKDVYTLHTGNVVAFLGLVTFASLFCTLPLRKLMILDYKLMYPSGSAIAGIVNSFHTPAGAATAKRQVLAMSKAVVGSFMWASFQWVYTGGSGCGFQVFPLFGLKAYKQKFYFDFSASLVGVGMICPVLINFSMLFGSIITSFFLWPTLQSKKGDWYNDPSPTNFKGINGYKVSDRIPSELHRGSYLIRCFSLRTSLTMFAASMKQVPMGISMVLGDCLFQLGSITIRAASHFHMNRQQRNPGGTNIPADGNSDKQTALSYDERRRNKIFLNEGLPGYVSVAGYILFAAVSAIFVPRIFPQMRYYHVALLYAVAPILAFCNSYASGLCDWSLASVYAKLAIFLVGAWVGEASGGAIAGLAACGVMLMIIGNAAELMHDFKTGYLTLTSPLSMFISQVIGTALGCLINPLVFLSFEKLVGKEHLGEAGSVFSAPLATAYRGLAILSVEGTKILPKHSIEFCIAFFLMAFCLDCLSAVAKARKWKASNYIPNAMAMAIPFLIAPNIAIDMALGSLLLVIWKKTDKKNANMLAVVVASGLICGDGLWALPSALLSIFQIEPPICMKFFSSHQNKIMREHFLPKVTTSR; translated from the exons ATGGCTCCCGTCGCTGGTCACCGGCATCCACGGTCATCGGAGGAGGCAGAAACTGCAGCAGCCGTCGCTGCCGGACAGGATGGCGAAGAGGAGCCATCAGTGGAGGTGGCGTTCGCGGGCCAGCCGCCACCGCCGTGGTGGCGGCAGGTCACGGTGCGGTCGGTGGCCGTGAGCACGGTGCTGGGCGCCGTGCTGAGCTTCATGTCGATGCGGATCGGGCTGACGGCCGGCGTCGGCCCGACGTTCAACATCGTGGCGAGCCTCCTCGGCTTCTTCGTGATCAAGTCGTGGACGCGGCTGCTGGCCCGCTTCGGCGTCGCCTCGCAGCCCTTCACCAGGCAGGAGAACGTCGTCCTCCAGACCTGCATCATCTCCTGCTCCACCCTCTCCTTCTACG GTGGTTTCACGACCTACCTGCTCGCGATGACCGAGACGGTGGCGAAGTCCGCCGGCGGGACGGGCACCGGCAAGGACGTGTACACGCTGCACACCGGGAACGTGGTGGCCTTCCTCGGCCTCGTCACCTTCGCCAGCCTGTTCTGCACCCTCCCACTGCGGAAG CTCATGATACTGGACTACAAACTGATGTATCCATCTGGTTCAGCTATCGCCGGAATCGTCAACAGCTTCCACACGCCAGCGGGAGCCGCAACAGCAAA GAGGCAGGTGCTGGCCATGTCCAAAGCCGTTGTTGGGAGCTTCATGTGGGCATCCTTCCAGTGGGTTTACACGGGAGGGAGCGGCTGCGGCTTCCAAGTTTTTCCCTTGTTCGGATTGAAGGCATACAAGCAGAAGTTTTACTTCGATTTCTCCGCGAGTCTCGTCGGTGTGGGCATGATCTGCCCTGTCCTCATCAACTTCTCCATGCTTTTCGGATCTATCATTACCTCCTTCTTCCTGTGGCCAACCCTCCAGAGCAAGAAAGGGGACTGGTACAATGATCCTTCGCCGACAAATTTCAAGGGAATCAATGGATACAAGGTTAGTGACAGAATTCCATCTGAACTTCACCGTGGTTCGTACTTGATCAGATGTTTCAGTCTTCGCACTTCGCTGACCATGTTTGCTGCTTCCATGAAACAGGTGCCCATGGGCATATCGATGGTGCTCGGGGATTGCCTGTTCCAACTGGGTTCAATCACCATAAGGGCTGCCAGCCACTTCCACATGAATCGCCAGCAACGGAATCCCGGCGGTACCAACATACCAGCCGATGGAAATTCAGATAAACAAACAGCTCTTAGCTACGATGAGCGTCGCAGGAACAAGATCTTTCTGAACGAAGGACTGCCGGGCTATGTCTCGGTTGCTGGCTACATCCTCTTCGCAGCCGTCTCAGCAATCTTTGTTCCACGTATCTTCCCACAGATGCGATATTACCATGTGGCCTTATTATACGCTGTCGCTCCCATCTTGGCATTCTGCAATTCATATGCTTCTGGACTGTGTGACTGGTCCCTGGCATCCGTCTATGCGAAGCTTGCTATATTCCTTGTTGGGGCATGGGTTGGTGAAGCATCTGGTGGCGCCATTGCCGGTCTTGCTGCCTGTGGTGTCATGTTGATGATCATTGGCAATGCTGCTGAGCTCATGCATGACTTCAAGACAGGATACCTAACACTCACCTCGCCGCTGTCAATGTTCATAAGCCAAGTAATTGGGACTGCACTTGGTTGCTTGATCAACCCGCTTGTCTTCCTGTCCTTCGAAAAACTTGTTGGCAAAGAGCATCTGGGAGAAGCTGGATCGGTATTCTCGGCGCCCTTGGCCACCGCATACCGTGGGCTCGCAATTTTAAGTGTTGAAGGAACCAAGATACTCCCAAAGCACTCCATTGAGTTCTGTATAGCTTTCTTCCTTATGGCCTTTTGCTTGGATTGCCTGTCAGCAGTAGCCAAAGCAAGGAAGTGGAAGGCAAGTAACTACATTCCAAACGCCATGGCTATGGCAATTCCATTCTTAATCGCACCGAATATTGCAATAGACATGGCCTTGGGGAGTCTACTGTTAGTTATCTGGAAGAAAACAGATAAGAAAAACGCAAATATGCTCGCAGTTGTAGTAGCATCAGGTTTGATATGTGGAGATGGACTTTGGGCATTGCCATCAGCATTACTTTCAATTTTCCAAATCGAGCCACCCATCTGCATGAAGTTCTTTTCTAGTCATCAGAACAAGATAATGCGGGAGCACTTCCTACCCAAAGTGACTACCTCACGATGA
- the LOC125543412 gene encoding probable metal-nicotianamine transporter YSL1 isoform X2: MAPVAGHRHPRSSEEAETAAAVAAGQDGEEEPSVEVAFAGQPPPPWWRQVTVRSVAVSTVLGAVLSFMSMRIGLTAGVGPTFNIVASLLGFFVIKSWTRLLARFGVASQPFTRQENVVLQTCIISCSTLSFYGGFTTYLLAMTETVAKSAGGTGTGKDVYTLHTGNVVAFLGLVTFASLFCTLPLRKLMILDYKLMYPSGSAIAGIVNSFHTPAGAATAKRQVLAMSKAVVGSFMWASFQWVYTGGSGCGFQVFPLFGLKAYKQKFYFDFSASLVGVGMICPVLINFSMLFGSIITSFFLWPTLQSKKGDWYNDPSPTNFKGINGYKVPMGISMVLGDCLFQLGSITIRAASHFHMNRQQRNPGGTNIPADGNSDKQTALSYDERRRNKIFLNEGLPGYVSVAGYILFAAVSAIFVPRIFPQMRYYHVALLYAVAPILAFCNSYASGLCDWSLASVYAKLAIFLVGAWVGEASGGAIAGLAACGVMLMIIGNAAELMHDFKTGYLTLTSPLSMFISQVIGTALGCLINPLVFLSFEKLVGKEHLGEAGSVFSAPLATAYRGLAILSVEGTKILPKHSIEFCIAFFLMAFCLDCLSAVAKARKWKASNYIPNAMAMAIPFLIAPNIAIDMALGSLLLVIWKKTDKKNANMLAVVVASGLICGDGLWALPSALLSIFQIEPPICMKFFSSHQNKIMREHFLPKVTTSR; the protein is encoded by the exons ATGGCTCCCGTCGCTGGTCACCGGCATCCACGGTCATCGGAGGAGGCAGAAACTGCAGCAGCCGTCGCTGCCGGACAGGATGGCGAAGAGGAGCCATCAGTGGAGGTGGCGTTCGCGGGCCAGCCGCCACCGCCGTGGTGGCGGCAGGTCACGGTGCGGTCGGTGGCCGTGAGCACGGTGCTGGGCGCCGTGCTGAGCTTCATGTCGATGCGGATCGGGCTGACGGCCGGCGTCGGCCCGACGTTCAACATCGTGGCGAGCCTCCTCGGCTTCTTCGTGATCAAGTCGTGGACGCGGCTGCTGGCCCGCTTCGGCGTCGCCTCGCAGCCCTTCACCAGGCAGGAGAACGTCGTCCTCCAGACCTGCATCATCTCCTGCTCCACCCTCTCCTTCTACG GTGGTTTCACGACCTACCTGCTCGCGATGACCGAGACGGTGGCGAAGTCCGCCGGCGGGACGGGCACCGGCAAGGACGTGTACACGCTGCACACCGGGAACGTGGTGGCCTTCCTCGGCCTCGTCACCTTCGCCAGCCTGTTCTGCACCCTCCCACTGCGGAAG CTCATGATACTGGACTACAAACTGATGTATCCATCTGGTTCAGCTATCGCCGGAATCGTCAACAGCTTCCACACGCCAGCGGGAGCCGCAACAGCAAA GAGGCAGGTGCTGGCCATGTCCAAAGCCGTTGTTGGGAGCTTCATGTGGGCATCCTTCCAGTGGGTTTACACGGGAGGGAGCGGCTGCGGCTTCCAAGTTTTTCCCTTGTTCGGATTGAAGGCATACAAGCAGAAGTTTTACTTCGATTTCTCCGCGAGTCTCGTCGGTGTGGGCATGATCTGCCCTGTCCTCATCAACTTCTCCATGCTTTTCGGATCTATCATTACCTCCTTCTTCCTGTGGCCAACCCTCCAGAGCAAGAAAGGGGACTGGTACAATGATCCTTCGCCGACAAATTTCAAGGGAATCAATGGATACAAG GTGCCCATGGGCATATCGATGGTGCTCGGGGATTGCCTGTTCCAACTGGGTTCAATCACCATAAGGGCTGCCAGCCACTTCCACATGAATCGCCAGCAACGGAATCCCGGCGGTACCAACATACCAGCCGATGGAAATTCAGATAAACAAACAGCTCTTAGCTACGATGAGCGTCGCAGGAACAAGATCTTTCTGAACGAAGGACTGCCGGGCTATGTCTCGGTTGCTGGCTACATCCTCTTCGCAGCCGTCTCAGCAATCTTTGTTCCACGTATCTTCCCACAGATGCGATATTACCATGTGGCCTTATTATACGCTGTCGCTCCCATCTTGGCATTCTGCAATTCATATGCTTCTGGACTGTGTGACTGGTCCCTGGCATCCGTCTATGCGAAGCTTGCTATATTCCTTGTTGGGGCATGGGTTGGTGAAGCATCTGGTGGCGCCATTGCCGGTCTTGCTGCCTGTGGTGTCATGTTGATGATCATTGGCAATGCTGCTGAGCTCATGCATGACTTCAAGACAGGATACCTAACACTCACCTCGCCGCTGTCAATGTTCATAAGCCAAGTAATTGGGACTGCACTTGGTTGCTTGATCAACCCGCTTGTCTTCCTGTCCTTCGAAAAACTTGTTGGCAAAGAGCATCTGGGAGAAGCTGGATCGGTATTCTCGGCGCCCTTGGCCACCGCATACCGTGGGCTCGCAATTTTAAGTGTTGAAGGAACCAAGATACTCCCAAAGCACTCCATTGAGTTCTGTATAGCTTTCTTCCTTATGGCCTTTTGCTTGGATTGCCTGTCAGCAGTAGCCAAAGCAAGGAAGTGGAAGGCAAGTAACTACATTCCAAACGCCATGGCTATGGCAATTCCATTCTTAATCGCACCGAATATTGCAATAGACATGGCCTTGGGGAGTCTACTGTTAGTTATCTGGAAGAAAACAGATAAGAAAAACGCAAATATGCTCGCAGTTGTAGTAGCATCAGGTTTGATATGTGGAGATGGACTTTGGGCATTGCCATCAGCATTACTTTCAATTTTCCAAATCGAGCCACCCATCTGCATGAAGTTCTTTTCTAGTCATCAGAACAAGATAATGCGGGAGCACTTCCTACCCAAAGTGACTACCTCACGATGA
- the LOC125543416 gene encoding protein NUCLEAR FUSION DEFECTIVE 6, mitochondrial-like isoform X2, translated as MAAAAARSMLRSSASLLRAAPARASSSAARPSLRRALGAPPRLLRSPVEASFCVESLLPLHSATAAARMTSMLAVPGRGLGWLTEAEIDGV; from the exons atggccgccgccgccgccaggtcGATGCTCCGCTCGTCCGCTTCTCTCCTCCGCGCTGCTCCGGCGAGGGCCTCTTCCTCTGCGGCGCGGCCGTCCCTTCGCCGCGCGCTGGGCGCGCCCCCTCGCCTCCTCAG GTCGCCCGTCGAGGCGAGCTTCTGCGTGGAGTCGCTGCTGCCACTGCACAGCGCCACCGCAGCGGCGCGGATGACATCTATGCTGGCCGTGCCTGGCCGAGGCCTCGGGTGGCTCACGGAAG CTGAAATTGATGGGGTATGA
- the LOC125543416 gene encoding protein NUCLEAR FUSION DEFECTIVE 6, mitochondrial-like isoform X1: protein MAAAAARSMLRSSASLLRAAPARASSSAARPSLRRALGAPPRLLRSPVEASFCVESLLPLHSATAAARMTSMLAVPGRGLGWLTEGKDETR, encoded by the exons atggccgccgccgccgccaggtcGATGCTCCGCTCGTCCGCTTCTCTCCTCCGCGCTGCTCCGGCGAGGGCCTCTTCCTCTGCGGCGCGGCCGTCCCTTCGCCGCGCGCTGGGCGCGCCCCCTCGCCTCCTCAG GTCGCCCGTCGAGGCGAGCTTCTGCGTGGAGTCGCTGCTGCCACTGCACAGCGCCACCGCAGCGGCGCGGATGACATCTATGCTGGCCGTGCCTGGCCGAGGCCTCGGGTGGCTCACGGAAG GGAAAGACGAAACTAGATGA